Within the Mucilaginibacter sp. CSA2-8R genome, the region GCTACAGGTTTTGTTAATTGCAGCCATAGCCACTTATGAGTCGTTCTGTAACCATCACTGAGTATTTTGACCTGCCCGAAACGGTGCCATTGATAGACGTGCGCACGCCTGCCGAGTTTGAGCATGGACATGTGCCCGGCGCTTTTAACATTCCGTTGTTTACAAACGAAGAACGGGTAAAGGTAGGCACCACTTACAAACAGCAAAGCCGAGAGGATGCCATATTGCTGGGGTTTGACCTGACGGGCAATAAATGGTCGGGGTTTATACGCACCGTATTGCAAATAGCGCCGCAAAAAAAGGTGGCCGTGCATTGTTGGCGCGGCGGTATGCGGAGCGGTGCCATGGCCTGGGCGCTTGGTTTATATGGCTTTGAGGTATACCTTATTCAGGGTGGCTACAAAAATTACCGCCGCTGGGTGTTACAGCAGTTTAATACGCCTTATAAACTGCTCGTTTTAGGTGGTATGACCGGCTCTGGTAAAACACACATTTTGCATCAACTTGCCAGTCAGCATCAGCAGGTTATTAATTTGGAAGATCTAGCGCAGCACCAGGGATCATCATACGGCACTTTAAATAAAATGGTGCAGCCCACACAAGAGCAATTTGAAAACAACCTGGCCCAACAGCTTCACCGGCAAAACAAAGTACAACCCATCTGGCTGGAAGACGAAAGCCAAACCATCGGCAAACGCTTTATCCCTAAACCGTTATGGGTGCAAATGCGACAGTCGGTATTGATTAATTTGCAAGTTCCTCACGAAGAACGTATCACTGCATTAGCTACCGAATACGGCTCTCTTGACAAAGCATTTTTAATTACCTGCACCGAGCGCATACATAAGCGCCTGGGGCCCGAACAAACCAAACACGCTATTGCTGCCATACAAGAAAACCGCATGGAAGATTTTGTGCGGCTGGTGCTGGTATACTACGATAAAACTTACCGCGCCGGCCTGTCTAAACGCGAGCAAGGAATGGTATTTAATATACAAGCCGACAGTAACGATGCGGTACACAATGCCAAATTGAGTTTAAATTTTGTAAACCAAAATGCAAGCTTGCACAAAGCTTAACCGATATGGATCAACCCAAAATTAAACTTACCCAATACTCACATGGTGCCGGCTGCGGCTGCAAAATCAGTCCGGCCGTGTTAGATAAAATACTGCACAGCAATACAACCTACCCGCCCGATGCCCGGCTGCTGGTAGGCAATGATAAACGTGATGACGCAGCAGTGCTTGATTTGGGAAACGGCACAGCACTAATATCGACCACTGATTTTTTTATGCCCATAGTAGATGATGCTTTTGATTTTGGCCGCATTGCCTCGGCCAATGCCATAAGCGATGTTTATGCTATGGGCGGCAAACCAGTGCTGGCCATTGCTATCTTAGGGTGGCCCATTGATAAATTACCGCCCGAGGCAGCGCAACAGGTACTGGAGGGCTCGCGTGCTGTATGCGCGCAGGCAGGCATCACACTGGCAGGCGGGCATAGCATTGATTGCCCCGAACCGGTGTTTGGCCTGGCCGTTAATGGGATTGTGCAGTTAAATCAGCTTAAGCAAAACTCAACCGCTACCGCAGGCTGCCGCCTGTATATAACCAAGCCATTAGGCGTTGGTATACTGTCAACCGCACAAAAGCGAGGCTTACTACAGCCTGAGGACGCCGCCATTGCGTTAAAAAGCATGACCACGCTAAACAGCTTAGGAGAATTGTTGGGTACTATGGAAACTGTGAAGGCTATGACCGATGTAACCGGGTTTGGTTTGTTAGGCCACTTGAGCGAGATGTGCGAGGGTAGCGGCTTATCGGCAGTTATCGAGTACAAAAAGGTTCCGGTGATATCGTCCATTCCGCAATATTTGGCGCAAAATTGCTATCCGGGTGGCACCGGGCGAAACTGGAATAGCTATGGCCAAAAAATCAGTACCCTGACCCACGAGCAAAGGTACATTTTGGCAGACCCGCAAACCAGCGGTGGCTTACTGGTTGCCGTGGCTGAAGAAGGCGTGGCCGAATTTGAAGCTGTATTAAAGCAGCATGGCTTATCGGTGCAGTCTTTCGGGTATTTAACATCGCAAAGCCCTGGGCCTTTAATTCAAGTAAACTAACCTATACTAATCTAATACTACTTAAATAAGCTATGAAAACGACAGCACACGGTTTAATTTGGGCAT harbors:
- the mnmH gene encoding tRNA 2-selenouridine(34) synthase MnmH, which codes for MSRSVTITEYFDLPETVPLIDVRTPAEFEHGHVPGAFNIPLFTNEERVKVGTTYKQQSREDAILLGFDLTGNKWSGFIRTVLQIAPQKKVAVHCWRGGMRSGAMAWALGLYGFEVYLIQGGYKNYRRWVLQQFNTPYKLLVLGGMTGSGKTHILHQLASQHQQVINLEDLAQHQGSSYGTLNKMVQPTQEQFENNLAQQLHRQNKVQPIWLEDESQTIGKRFIPKPLWVQMRQSVLINLQVPHEERITALATEYGSLDKAFLITCTERIHKRLGPEQTKHAIAAIQENRMEDFVRLVLVYYDKTYRAGLSKREQGMVFNIQADSNDAVHNAKLSLNFVNQNASLHKA
- the selD gene encoding selenide, water dikinase SelD, producing MDQPKIKLTQYSHGAGCGCKISPAVLDKILHSNTTYPPDARLLVGNDKRDDAAVLDLGNGTALISTTDFFMPIVDDAFDFGRIASANAISDVYAMGGKPVLAIAILGWPIDKLPPEAAQQVLEGSRAVCAQAGITLAGGHSIDCPEPVFGLAVNGIVQLNQLKQNSTATAGCRLYITKPLGVGILSTAQKRGLLQPEDAAIALKSMTTLNSLGELLGTMETVKAMTDVTGFGLLGHLSEMCEGSGLSAVIEYKKVPVISSIPQYLAQNCYPGGTGRNWNSYGQKISTLTHEQRYILADPQTSGGLLVAVAEEGVAEFEAVLKQHGLSVQSFGYLTSQSPGPLIQVN